The genomic window CAGCGCGAGCGCAAGCAGGTGGGCGGGCGCACGCAGGAGATCCAGCGCCTGATCGGCCGCAGCTTGCGCTCCTGCGTGGACATGGCCGCGATGGGCGAGTGGACCATCACCATCGACTGCGACGTCCTGCAGGCCGATGGCGGCACCCGCACCGCCTCCATCACCGGCGGCGCCGTCGCGCTCTACGACGCGTGCCAGTGGATCGCCGCAAAGGGAACCGCGTCTCCGTTCCGCGAGTTCGTCGCCGCCATGAGCGCCGGCGTGGTCGGCGGCGCCCTCCTGCTGGACCTCGACTACACGGAAGACTCCGCCGCCGAGGTCGACCTCAACCTGGTGATGCGCGAGAGCGGCGGCATCATCGAGGTGCAGGGCACGGGCGAGCGCAGCGACTTCTCCCCCGAGCAGCTCGCCGGCCTCGTGGCGCTCACCGGCGGCGGCATCCGCGGCCTGCTGCGGGCGCAGCGCGAAGCCGTGGGCGGATGACGCGCCTCCTGGTCGCCACCCGCAACCCCGGCAAGGTGCGCGAGATCCGCGAGATCCTCGCCGGCTACCCGGAGCTGGAGATCGTGGGCCTGGACACTCTGGGGATCGAGGAAACGCCGGAGGAGGACGCGCTGGAGGTGTTCGACACCTTCGAGGAGAACGCCCTGGCCAAGGCCCGCCACTTCGCGCGCCTCACGGGCCAGCTCACCCTCGCCGACGACTCGGGGATCTGCGTCGATGCGCTCGGCGGCGCCCCTGGCGTGCGCTCGCGCCGCTTCGCCCCAGGCCCGGACCAGCGTGGGGCGGGGCAGGACCAGGCGAACAACACCCACCTCCTCCAGCAGCTCGCCGGAATGCCGGAGTCCGGCCGCGGCGCGCGCTACGTCTGCGCCGCCGCCCTCGCCGGCGGCGGCGCGGACGAGGCGGTCTTCCTCGGCACCTGCGACGGCGTCGTGCTGGAGGAGCCGCGCGGCGCCGGCGGCTTCGGCTACGATCCGCTCTTCTACATCCCCGCCGAGCGCTGCACCTTTGGCGAGCTCGCGCCGGACCGTAAGAACGAGATTAGCCACCGCGGCCGTGCCGTGCGGCAGGCGGCGGAAGCGTTGCGAGGAATGGCGCAGGGTTGATTATCGCGCCGCAGGGATATACTTTTGCGCTCTGTCGGACGGGGAGTGGCGCAGCCCGGTAGCGCACCTGGTTTGGGACCAGGGGGTCGCAGGTTCGAATCCTGTCTCCCCGACTGCCGGGGCACCTTCCCGGCGAACGTTGGTACAGGTCAACACCTGCGCCAGTAGCTCAGCTGGATAGAGCAACGGCCTTCTAAGCCGTAGGTCATAGGTTCGAGTCCTATCTGGCGCGTAGCCAAGAAGCGCCCACCGTTCGCTGCGGTGGGCGCTTCTCATTGGTGCCGTTCGGCTTTGCCGCGCGTGTAGGTCGGGTGAACGTGGGTGATCAAGCGTTCGGAACGCCCACGATCGCTGCCGCGACACGGCGAGCGAGCGGCTGGGTGTAAAGCGCGACTTCAGGCTCGAACACGGACATCAGTTGCTCGGCGGTCGGTGGCGCCTCCATCAGCGGCTTCTCCAGCTCGGACAAGCGCGCTGGGCTGCGACGCCGCGCGTTCTGCAGGTGCTGCTGCCACGCCGGCCGGATCAGGTCGAGCCACCAATCCGCCACGACCTCCAGGTCCACCACTTCGTCCGGCTCGTCGATCCGCGTGAAATCGTTCCGCGGTATCCCCACGGGCGCAATGAGCTCCAGTAGCTCCCGAATAGCGGATTTCATCGCCGGGTCGACGGTTCTGCCCTTGCTCCGCAACGCTTCCAGAACCTTACGCATCAGCTTCAGCGCGCGCCGCTTGCGCTGGGGCAGCGTGTACTCCTCGCGCCGCTGAAGCAATGAGAGGTCCTCCGCCATGATCTTACCGGCTCGCTCGTCCAGGTCCCGGTCGATGGGCTCGGCCAAACGTTCTCTCAACCGGGCGGCAATCAGGTCCAGGTCCGTGATCGGCTCTGCTGAACCTGCCTCGACGAACATCCATCGTGGCGGGGCCATGCCGGCCCCCGCGACCGCGTAGAAGCCCCACCGCCGATCAGTCTGAAGCACGCTGACAGCGGTGTGGAGCTGTACCCGCGAACGGCGAACCGACAGGTAGACGTCGGGTCTGACGAGCGCGTTCTCGCCTTCGATCAGAGCCCTGACCGACTGGAATGCGTCCTTCAACGCATCCCCGGCTCCTTCCCTCGCGCTGTCGGCCAGCAGCTTCTGCATCTCTTCAGCGCGAACCGACGCGTTCAGGTCAACAGGGGCCAGATGAGGTGGAAGTGGAACGTTGGACCCGAGAAGGTCGGCCACGTCCTTCATCCGGTCAAGCAAAAGCTCGGCTGCGCGAGGAGCGAACTCTTCGGCGTCGTTCGGCCAGAAGACTTCGATCGCGGCATGTGGCGTATCCATCCGATCGATCCGCCCAATCCTCTGTTCCGCCAGACGCACCACGGTCGGCATGTCCAGCATGGCGACAGCCGAGGCAGCCTGCAGGTTGACGCCTTCCGCCAGCGCATCGGAACACAGGGCGATCCCGGTGGCCTCGGACCCCAATCCGAGCTTCTTCTGGACCTGTGCACGGTTGCCCTTCGTTTCACCGGTCGCGAGGATCACATCCTCTTCTCCAGTTTCCAGAAGCCTGCGGCTTATGTCGTGGAGGGTGATAAGGTACGTATCGAACGCGAGCACCAGCGGATGCGTTTTACGCCGCTGCACCAGCATGTCGGTTTTCGCCACCTCGCGGTCGTCGGACAGTCGCTCCAGCAGCTCTTCGATCCTCTCGTAGATCGCGATTTCGCTTTCGCATTCACGGGCGTGTGCTTCGCGGTCTGAGAGCCAATCCGGAAGCTCGACACCCAGGTAGGATCTTGGCGGTCGGCGACGGATCGCCTGCAAGGTTCCGATTACGTTTCCGGTCCCAGCTTTTTTCACGCCGGTGGTGATCCCTACCCTGGCACAAGCATCCTCGGTTCCGCGAATGTGCTCGAACAATGCGGCACGTGAGGAGCGGAGTGCCGATTCGACGAAGTATCTCGCCAGTCCCCGGGCGCTGTTCAGGCGCTGCACTAGATAGTGTTCAGGCTTCACCCCCTCTTCTTGCAGAAATCTCGGGAGTCTCAGGTCCTTTTGGAACTGGGTCAGCCCCCGAAGCTCTTTGGCGGCCACGCGGATCTCGCGTGCAACGGTACGGTCAGCCTCGCTCTCGTTCAGGCCGTATGAACGGGCCCGATGTTCCGGATACCGGCAGCGTTGCCCCAGTTCGTTCTTGTACTCGTCGGGTTCCTTGTCCACGAGCGAGTTCAAGACGGACTTGGTCCGCCGCACAGTAAAGGCATAGAGTCCCGAGCGGATTGCATCCGTCTCTTCCTCGGTAAGGCGGAACTGACCCTCTCGACGCTTGCGCTTCCACGCAGCCTGAACGCTTTCCAGCACCGTATCGTCGAAGTTGTCGGCCCCAAGCAGATCAATGATCGACAGTAGATCCTGCGCGCCGCGATTTATGGGAGTGGCGGTAAACAGGACCACATGGTCGGCCTGGTGCCGATACATTGCCTGGGTGCGTAGTGAAGCACGATTCAGGTAATTGTGTGCCTCGTCTACGGCCAGAATGGATGCCCGGCGAATGGCCTCGATCGTGTCCTCGCGGGCCGATGCGGTGGGGTGGCTCAGGACGCCATGGGAATAGCGGCCCGGGTTCACGTCGCACCGTACGGTTTCACGACGCCACAGGGGGTCGACCGCGGGCGGGCACACGAGCGCAATCGGCGCCGCCCCCCGTATGCGGATGCGCATGCGACGGTTCTGAACCGCCCGGAGGAGGTTGGCGCCCATCCGTGTTTTCCCGGATCCGGTTGCGTCTGCTACCAGGACGCTCCCGGTGTTGTTCAGGATCCACAACGCTTGTGCGATCCCGCCGACCTGAGACGGCCAGAGTTTTGGCGCGTCGGCCGGATCAGGCAGGTAGCGCCGTGCCCAGGCACCCTCCAGCAACTCCGCGCAGGCCCGGGCGAGTGCGTCCTCCCAGTTCACGTGCCTCAGCAGCTTTCGGAGCAGCGCCAGAAGTCCCTCCTGGTAGTCCCTGGCTTCGTGCCAGATCACGTCGGCCGCCTGCGCCGTCTCCTTGTACCGCTGCGGCTCTGACGCAGAAACGAAGCGGCAATTCGCCTCCGCCTGTACGCGCATCCCGGAGTGGCTGTAGTTGCTGGAGCCGAGCGTGGCTGCGCTATCTGTGACATACATCTTTGCGTGGATCACGCGCTGATTGGAGGTGCGCACCGACACCAGTCCCTCTGCGAGGCACTGGATCGCGGCTACGATCTGGGCACTCCTCGCGATCGAAATACCGTGGCGAAACCAATAGTCGGAGATTTCCGCTTCGAAACGTTGCCGCGAATCTCTATGGTTTGTGCGCCTTGCCCGGCTGGGCTCGTGGCCGATGACGACCGTCGCTCCGGCAAGCGGGTCAGTTTGCTTGCGGTGATAGATGTCCGCGAGAAACTCGATCACCCGGTCCAGCGAAGTATAGCTCGTGATCAAGCGCGGGCTTTGGGAACTCCGCAGATCCTCGAGGATCACGCTGTCGGCAGTATGTCCCGAGACATTTCCCGGGAAGCGCTGCACATCCGGCCAATCCGGTCCCGTGGAAGACTCAAGCTGTAGCTGGGCGTCCGGTACAGAAGAGCGAGAAGGGCGTGGCATGATTCGAAACCAGGAGAATGGCAGGAGATTGCTACGGTGGCGGATAATGGCTTAATGGAACTCGTCAGGAAAGTGCACGCATCCAGACGCACGGTGCGCTGCGTGATCCTCTTGGATTTACTTCAAGCGTCACATAGCCCTCGCTAATAAACAGGCGGAACGCCGTCCGTTCACTCCACAACCGTTTTATCCACTGTACTTTACGTCCATCTTTGTAGCACGCGAATTGCCCAGCGTCACCGCACGCCCGAGCCGGGGGGAGGTTCGAGGTGGCGGGTACCTATTGACGTTGGAGGATTCATGCGGTGCTACAAGCCTTTCTTCGCCGTGGCGCTTCTCGCCACACTCGCGGCGTGCGCGGACTCGCCGACGGGGTCGTCCGGACCCTCGCTGGAACCGGGGGCGCCGCCGCGATGGGCGATGAACGCCAGCTCGGCGCGGGTGGTGGGGTACCTGCCCAACTGGTACCCGTCGCTGTCGCTGGACTCGGTGCGGTACAACAAGATGACGCACGTCATCTACGCCTTCGTGGACGTGCGCTCCAACGGCTCGCTCACCGGCATCGCGATGAGCGGAGACACGCGGCTCACCGCGATGGTGCAGAAGGCGCACGCCGCCGGCACCAAGGCGTTGATCTCCGTGGGCGGCGGCGGCAACGACCACGACACCACCTTCGCGCCCATGGCCGACAACGCGACGGCGCGGAGCACCTTCGTCAGCAACATGGTCACCTTCGTCAACAACTACGGGCTGGACGGGGTGGACATCGACTGGGAGTTCCCCGACGACACCGCGAACGCCACCGACTACGCCGTGCTGATGAGCGACCTGGACACGGCCATGCACAGCCGCGGAAAGCTGCTGACCGCGGCCGTAGCCGCCAACGGCTGGTTTGGGCAGCACATCAAGTCCTCGGTCTTCAACAACGTGGACTTCCTGGTGCTGATGGCGTACGACGGCGAGACCACCACCCCGGCGTACTCGCACGCGGTGGCGTCGCTGGACTACTGGTCCGGACGCGGGCTTCCGCAATCCAAGACCGTGCTGGGGGTGCAGTTCTACGGGAACAACTCGAGCGGGCAGCAGAAGCCATATCGCCACATCGTGCGCGACGACGCGACGGCACCTACCAAGGACGTGAGCAACGGCTGGTACTACAACGGCGTCGCTACCATGAAGCAGAAGACGACGCTGAGCCTGCAGCGCGCGTCCGGCATCGGGATCTGGGAGGTGACACAGGACACGTCGGCTGCGGGAATCAGCCTGCTGGGGGCCATCCACGACGTGATGAACACCAGCAAGGTCGTCTACGATGACGCGCTGACCACCGGGTGGGCGAACTGGTCGTGGGGCACCACCGTTAGCTTCACCAACACCTCGCCGGTGTTCATGGGGAGCAAGTCGATCTCGGCGGCGTACACTGCGGCCTGGGGCGGGCTGTACGCGCACCACGGCACCGGGGTGAGTCCGTCGGGGCTGACGACGCTGGAGTTCTACGTGCACGGCGGCTCGGCCGGCGGGCAGAACCTCATCGTGCAGCTCGGCGACACCGGCGGCTGGCGCACGATGGTGGGAGTCAACGGCTACATCGCCGGCGGCTCGGTG from Longimicrobium sp. includes these protein-coding regions:
- the rph gene encoding ribonuclease PH, yielding MPDRSEGRTPEQPRALRIERGVSEYAEGSCLISTGRTRVLCTATVERGVPGWRKGSGEGWVTAEYSMLPRATHSRNQRERKQVGGRTQEIQRLIGRSLRSCVDMAAMGEWTITIDCDVLQADGGTRTASITGGAVALYDACQWIAAKGTASPFREFVAAMSAGVVGGALLLDLDYTEDSAAEVDLNLVMRESGGIIEVQGTGERSDFSPEQLAGLVALTGGGIRGLLRAQREAVGG
- the rdgB gene encoding RdgB/HAM1 family non-canonical purine NTP pyrophosphatase, with translation MTRLLVATRNPGKVREIREILAGYPELEIVGLDTLGIEETPEEDALEVFDTFEENALAKARHFARLTGQLTLADDSGICVDALGGAPGVRSRRFAPGPDQRGAGQDQANNTHLLQQLAGMPESGRGARYVCAAALAGGGADEAVFLGTCDGVVLEEPRGAGGFGYDPLFYIPAERCTFGELAPDRKNEISHRGRAVRQAAEALRGMAQG
- a CDS encoding SNF2-related protein; this translates as MQRFPGNVSGHTADSVILEDLRSSQSPRLITSYTSLDRVIEFLADIYHRKQTDPLAGATVVIGHEPSRARRTNHRDSRQRFEAEISDYWFRHGISIARSAQIVAAIQCLAEGLVSVRTSNQRVIHAKMYVTDSAATLGSSNYSHSGMRVQAEANCRFVSASEPQRYKETAQAADVIWHEARDYQEGLLALLRKLLRHVNWEDALARACAELLEGAWARRYLPDPADAPKLWPSQVGGIAQALWILNNTGSVLVADATGSGKTRMGANLLRAVQNRRMRIRIRGAAPIALVCPPAVDPLWRRETVRCDVNPGRYSHGVLSHPTASAREDTIEAIRRASILAVDEAHNYLNRASLRTQAMYRHQADHVVLFTATPINRGAQDLLSIIDLLGADNFDDTVLESVQAAWKRKRREGQFRLTEEETDAIRSGLYAFTVRRTKSVLNSLVDKEPDEYKNELGQRCRYPEHRARSYGLNESEADRTVAREIRVAAKELRGLTQFQKDLRLPRFLQEEGVKPEHYLVQRLNSARGLARYFVESALRSSRAALFEHIRGTEDACARVGITTGVKKAGTGNVIGTLQAIRRRPPRSYLGVELPDWLSDREAHARECESEIAIYERIEELLERLSDDREVAKTDMLVQRRKTHPLVLAFDTYLITLHDISRRLLETGEEDVILATGETKGNRAQVQKKLGLGSEATGIALCSDALAEGVNLQAASAVAMLDMPTVVRLAEQRIGRIDRMDTPHAAIEVFWPNDAEEFAPRAAELLLDRMKDVADLLGSNVPLPPHLAPVDLNASVRAEEMQKLLADSAREGAGDALKDAFQSVRALIEGENALVRPDVYLSVRRSRVQLHTAVSVLQTDRRWGFYAVAGAGMAPPRWMFVEAGSAEPITDLDLIAARLRERLAEPIDRDLDERAGKIMAEDLSLLQRREEYTLPQRKRRALKLMRKVLEALRSKGRTVDPAMKSAIRELLELIAPVGIPRNDFTRIDEPDEVVDLEVVADWWLDLIRPAWQQHLQNARRRSPARLSELEKPLMEAPPTAEQLMSVFEPEVALYTQPLARRVAAAIVGVPNA
- a CDS encoding glycosyl hydrolase family 18 protein, whose product is MRCYKPFFAVALLATLAACADSPTGSSGPSLEPGAPPRWAMNASSARVVGYLPNWYPSLSLDSVRYNKMTHVIYAFVDVRSNGSLTGIAMSGDTRLTAMVQKAHAAGTKALISVGGGGNDHDTTFAPMADNATARSTFVSNMVTFVNNYGLDGVDIDWEFPDDTANATDYAVLMSDLDTAMHSRGKLLTAAVAANGWFGQHIKSSVFNNVDFLVLMAYDGETTTPAYSHAVASLDYWSGRGLPQSKTVLGVQFYGNNSSGQQKPYRHIVRDDATAPTKDVSNGWYYNGVATMKQKTTLSLQRASGIGIWEVTQDTSAAGISLLGAIHDVMNTSKVVYDDALTTGWANWSWGTTVSFTNTSPVFMGSKSISAAYTAAWGGLYAHHGTGVSPSGLTTLEFYVHGGSAGGQNLIVQLGDTGGWRTMVGVNGYIAGGSVAAGTWRKVSMPLSTLGISSLAITDVVISDNSGGAQPTFYVDQIQFVP